Within Quercus lobata isolate SW786 chromosome 5, ValleyOak3.0 Primary Assembly, whole genome shotgun sequence, the genomic segment GCATAtaattttctctctaatttttcaAAGATGATTAAGAGATGCCAATGATGAGCAGATCCAACTTTTTCGTCCTAGTTTTGTTTGAATCTCTATAAATCCAATCATTGGTAAAATTAGCGACTCTTGACAGTCTGGATTTTTTACTGTAGCAAATATTCCTAGCCCAACATGACACGACCATTAAGAATTAAAGACTAAGAAAAATACCTTAACAGCTCAGTGATGGTAAAATAGTCACTAAGAGacttaaaatcataaaatatagcATTGTTAAACCATCTCATTGCATGGTCCTCTATGCAGTGAAAGAGAATGGTCCTCTATATACTAATACTGTTAAGTTCTGTTACCAATATATCACCAGACAagcattttttttgggtagctGAAGATGTGTCATATTCAATTCCATTTACAAGTAAATACATAATACCCTAGCATGGACTAGATTATAAGACCATAAGATCAAGCTGAAATGCAACAATATGCATCACCTACAACTACTGCAAAATTTCTTATCTACATACCTCAGATTCAGCCTTTTCAAGGTCAGAACATTTCCTTTCAAGCGTCTGCTTGTATGACAACCCTGTTCTTCGAAGTACATTAGCATTTGGGATAAGCAAACGAGATTCAGAACTCAAGTTTTCCAACCTGAAAAGAAATGCACATTGTCTAAAGTGACTTTCAAGTAAATAACCTCAATCTAAAATTCACTTAAAACTTACAGATAATGATgatgagggaaaaaaataaaaacatataaagcaTATATAATGCTATCCAAATAAAGGGCAAATTCTAGAATCTAGATAAGTTCTGATCTTCCAGCCAAAAGGGATTCTTCAAGTCTCAGTTTATGTAAATCTTAGTCATATATCAACATGAAGCAGATTGGTTGTGTACTTAATATTTGTCTCTCCAGTCCTACCTCTTTCAGCCACTTAAAGAACTATAATCATCATTTAATAGATCATACACACATGCATATGTGGGTTTTTATGTTATAAGACACAGATATCTAATAAATTTAACCAGACATCCTcaatcacaataaattttttaaattttattaagaaaaaaaaaaaattagggtcagctattttttttcttaataaaatttttcgttatctatcaaaaaaaagtcACAATAATCATGCCAAAGCACAAAATAACATACACAATAGTCACTATTAGCTCAGagtttctaatatatatatatatatatatatatatatataataaagtttaaagagttaacaattATTACCTCAAActtatatttgatatattttctGTCACTCTACGTTCAAACCCAGCAACCGCATTTGACAATCCCTGTGCAAGAGCAACTAATAATTCCATTTGCTTCTGATGCTCCCTCTCTTTATTGTTGGCCAATGACAACGCATTCTGCTTCTCTTGGGCAAAAGCATGAATCATTCTTCTCTCTTCATCAACTTCCGTCAACTCTTTCATTCTTAGTTCAAGCTTCTGATTTAACACACATATCTCCGCCTTATATGTTTCAATTTGCTCTAATGCCTTAATCTTTTGATTCCGTAAATTATCAAGCTCTTGACAAGCTAACTCAGATCGCACTTTCTCATTTGCCAATGCAACTGTTGTTTCCTGCGCTAACTTCTCCTTTTCTTCAATCGATTCTTCCAGTGTGCGTATCACTTGCTTTAGTTTTTTCTTATCCACAAGCTCCAATCTTaagacttcttctttttctagtGCCTCCATTTCCAGAGTAACTCGAATTTTATTTTCATCGGTATATTTCATGTTCAAGTTACTGACTTTCTCTTCAGCATCTTTCAGGGCTTCTTCAAATATAATCCCACACAGCCCTTGCATGGTAATGGACTCTATATCAGAATCTTCAATATTGGAGTTGCTTCTAGGTTTAGCAAGATAAGCAGCttcatttaatataatttcataaatttcTCGCACGATGTTACACTTCAAATCTGACTCCTCGGTGACACGTTTAATTTGGCCAATTAACTCCCTGAGAACACATTTATAAACATCTTCACAAATTAAAGCTTTAATTTGTGCATCTTCTATAGCACATAATAACTTTGCCTCCATTAGTTGGCGCTGAGACAGTTTATCTGCAGCATCAGAAACTTGTGCTAAAAGGCATGTGACTTCCTTTTTCTTATCTGCAAGCAAGTCTCTAAGCTGGTGATTTTCTGAAAGAAGGGATTCCAGTCTGTCCTTCAAACTGCCAAGATTTTCAGCATTTTCACTAAATGCACATAGCATCTTATTTTCCACAAGAATTCCATCCAACTTTGAAATGAAATGGGgaatttttctctttaatatGTCAAGCTCATTATCCTTCTTCAACGGTGAAGCAGATCCCCTTTCCTTCATACACAATATTTCCCGCATcagtctaaaatttttttcagttATCTCTTGCACTTTAGACTCATGATTTCTCCTCATGTTGGTCATCTCAGTGATCAATTCATCTTTTGACATTTGCTTTAGTTTGGCAGGATCAGAATTTTCTGGGATATTACTATTTGAATCTTCATGTTTGCCATTTCCTTCCCACATCAAAGTGGACGATGAAACACTATTGTTTAAGCTTTTGCTGCGGAAATGATCAGCCTTTTTATCATTACTCCACTCCCCACTAATCTCTAAGGACCCCAGAGAAGTTAGTGGCCGACTTTCATGAATAGACAGTGATTTTGAAATGGCATCCAATTCCTGCCGTAAACTTGAGATATCATTAATCTTTTCAAGCCAATTCACATATTCATTACCACCAAATTGCACATTTTGATCCCAAAGTCTTTCTTCAAACTCTTCTTGAAGACTCCGAATGCAATTCTTAATTACCATACCTTCAATTTCTGCTTTAAACTCTTGCTCTTGTTGCCATGAACAGAGTGATTCCCTAGACAACCCAAACATATCTTCCACTCGTTCATGAACTGTGTCAAAAGTAGCATTTAGACTTTCAAGCATTTCATCCACATCAATCCATCTTTTGGATGCCTTCTCCCGAAGAATACCACCCAATCCCACCAGCTGAGAACCAGAATTAATCTTCCTAATAGAACTACTACCTCTTACGCCATCAATTGCCTTCTTGAGCTTCTTGAACTGCTCTTTAGCCACATTTTTAAGTCTCCCCAAAGATTCTTTCATTCTGTCGTGCTCTACAAAAGCATCTGAACAGTTATAATACATCCTGTGGTGACTTGTGATTTTGGACTCATGGTGTGTCAAAGCAGATCCCAAAGATTCATTTTCATCTGCACCCACATGGTTAAGATGTAGCATATGCTTCAATTTTTCCACCTCCAACTCTTTCTGGGCAATTTTCTCCTCTGCTTCTTGTTCAACTGCATCAACCGTGCCCTTTATGACAGAGTCACTCACCATCCTAGAAATAGTCAACCGATCATTGATATCTTGAAAATATGAGTCCAAATTCTTAAGGATCTCATCATCCGATATCTCACTTACCTGAAAGTTATCGACATGCTGCCCCAACCCATCATGGCACAGAGCCACACTAGCATCCTTAACCCTTACGTCCTCCATAATATACCAAAAAGCCTATTTACAGCTTAATCACTTAAGAGATTCCATATCAGACTTGCAAAACtgcaaatataaagaaaataataaagaacaaaaactaTAATGAAAATATTCAGAAAGAACTGTaaatcacattttcttttttcttttttcttttttatatgggAATAAATCATATTTTCCTATTCTGCAATATAATGGGTACCTATAATTCTTGTAAAATATGAGCCAAATCACAAAAGGGTTTCTTTAGTTACTGAGAAATTTggggaaaacaaaaaccaaaacagaGTCTTGAATCTTGTGCATTCAATTCTCTCCATACCCACAAACTCAAGATTGAAAATTTAACAACTTAACTAACCCAAGTAGTTGTATTTGGGGCCCAAATACCCAACTGAGTTCAAAAGTCTATACCTTTAACAACCACtattattttccttcattttctcaacaaccaaacacacacCCAAAAGCTGAAACCACCAAAAATGAACTGACAACTTAGCTTAAACTCATTAACACTgcttattattagttcaaaaaaacaaaaaagaaatgaacTTTAGCAACAAAGAATACTTACTGGTGAAGAAGATAAAACCCAAGTAGACAGTAGTAGGGGGAGAAACCTTATTTCCCTCGAAAACTTAAGGTTCAGAAAGTGTTTGAAAATCCCAAAATGggcattgaaatttaaaaaaagagtttttttttttttttttggggtgaagaAAGGCTGCCTGATCTTTGTGTCTGTTGGGTTTTGTTATTCAGTTTTGgcttttagggttttgaagaaGATTATATAAAAGCTGGGACAGACAGACCATTTTGGTGAGCGGGAGAGAAGTCCTTGCTTATGCCCCGTAATTTACCCAAGTTGCCCCCTTTTTTACTTTAAGAATCAAGACTACCATGCTAAAGtctttttgagtgtttttttttttttttttttttttggagtgaaTATAGTAATTGGTCTAAATCAGACAGTTTGTTTGTATTAGCAAACTAGTGTTAGGTGAATAAAAttctttattgttttatttatatttccaatGATGTTAtggtttttctcttttgtttttttcgtTACCCAAGATTTATGtggttaaaagttaaaacttgaCTTATATTCTAACAAAGAAGAAATGGACTGTTGACTTTGATTATAACTTATAAGACATGAAATCTATAAAGTCATCCTCTATATATGGTTTGATTATtgactataaatttttttggtttttttttttctctcacttttatAATCTAGATTAGAGATAGTAACATggctttctttatttatttatttatttatatatatatatagtgaaagAATGgcttttctttatctttaatATTAAGAAGATTAAGATAATCCCTTTTCATAAAtcttgaccaaaaaaaaaaaaaaacagttcaCATAATAAGTATATTTGAATCAAACATCTATCTTAATTTCACTTCTCCCCAAGTAAAAGACTTGAGAGCATTTTTTTGTAATCATTTGTTTAGTGAAGAAAGCGTTGACTAATTATATTGATCAAAGTGCTCATAAAATTcggaattttcaatttatttagtGGCTTCAGTCTGGCATGAGAAGGGATGCAATAAAGATCAAATGCAAGTCAATGGAAGATAATAGAATTGCCATCAAATCGTGGCAAATTATCAtgggcctctctctctctctctctctcttcttccttttttttttttttttaactaattgtGAAAAGTCTAGGAATAAAACTTTGATGAGAATAAAACAATGAGAATCAAGGATTTAAGATCTTGGGCCAAGCAAGGTACCATTTTTACATTTGTACTGTTACTTACTGCTGCTACATTTAAATAATTGCAGCATTGCTTTATTAGTTAGACCAAGATTAAGGTTTAAGAATCTTTAATAGTAATATGTACCACTGCtggagaaaaaataattgtttatttaacaATCATGTTCATCATGATCACTAATAATGCTGtttctttcatctctttctACTACTTTACACCTTATATTTGTCATTTAATAGAACTATTCTAAGTGAAGAAGTTTCAAACATCTGGCccaccaagaaaaagaaaagaaaagaactttcTTAGTGGAAAGACTGGACTGTCCTCATTTTCAATGAAATTCAGTTTGAAACTTTCAGTTGGTTTATGCTGTACCAGAAATAAGAGCTGCTGAGGATTGAGACAGCAAAAAGGCTGGAGAGTACTAATGTTCACAAATAGTGATAATAGTTACATGCTGTGTCTGTgtacccaaaaacacaaacacgaTTCTaccaatttataatttataactgaaattgtgttttaatCTGGAGTGTGTACGATTATGTATAACTTAACATGTGCTATTCATAATGAATTgtggtatttattttttaagccaTAACAATTAACCGAGCGCAAAGCTTGACATGGTTGATGATTTGTATGATGTATACAGGGGCAACATTGGACCAGAGTTAAAACCTTGTATAACTTTTCTCCATAGCACCGCCAATCATGCTTTTTGACTGTTGATGTACTGGGATCCTAAGCTTTTATAATAAAGATGGAGCGTAAAACGGATGGCCCATGCactcaaaatctctctctctctctctcttttttaaagaTTTCTAAAGACCCGCTAAAGCATTGCCAACCCACCACCCCACTTTTTTTCAATCTATGTGAGTCACATTGACATTTACAAGATGATAAATTCCCAATGGTGGAGGATTGCTATAAGCGTTGGAAATTTGGCTAAGTGTTTtcgctttctttttctttttctttttttagtataaaTCACAACTTAGCCACATGTAatttgaccgaaatttaagttatttacatataatttgaaatttgacactttacccgcCTGAAGTTAGTTTAGTTAGGGTTCCATAACCCACCTCTGTTTAAAATAagactaaatatgtaattttactttacttttatgtctctcctccaaaaatacaaaaaaaaacataaaaatatgaaataaaaagatattggtaaagtttttttttaaattaaaagccATTTTTGCCTAAGCTAAAGTTCACTCTATTGGTTGATCATCCAACTCAATTGATTGTGGATTCCCATTCTTCAGTTCGGTCCACAAACAAACTTCCTACAAGCAAATCAATGTACCAAGGTACCAGTGATTAATGATTTACCAACTGTTGCAAGCAGTTTTGGTAATGGCATGTgagtttaacaaaaaaaaaaaaaaaaaagagcaaacaaACATGGGCTTGTCCCACATCGGTGGGGTGTTTGTGTGTTTGGGTTTATAACATGCTCCGTGTTACCAACTGTTACATGCAGTTTTGGTAATAGAGTGTGAGTTTAacgaaaatatatatatatatatatatatatatatatatcatgggCTTGTCCTACATCAatggggtgtgtgtgtgtgtgtttggatttaTAACTTGCTTCGCGTTACCAACTGTTGCATGCAGTTTTGGTAATGGCGTGTGAGTTTAACAAAAGAAAGTGATTAatgatttacaattttttgtatgGATTGGAtactctaaaataaatgaaGGCCGAAAGAAAGGCTGCGGGCAGTGGGCCAATGACTTTACACTGACTAATTGAGTGGGAGATTTCAAGATAGAACATGCTTCTCAATTGAAAGGATGTATGGTATGAACACACTATCAATGGATTACTtagcaaaataaaattagtagtTGTAAacattatcatcaaattaaaagacaaaactaCACGATGCTTTTCAATCACAAGCAATTATATTTGGTGTTGTGTTCAATATTGTTCTCTAAACATTAGAGGGGTATCCTTCAAAGTAGTTGTGCCCACTCCTTTAAAGATTCCCAAATGTTCCTTCAAACAAGTATTCAAGTTTATGATCATAAATCCTGTAGATATACTACTTTAATCTTGTATTGGAACAATAGAGTCACTCTAAAACTTAACcagcaaaaaaacaaatcaatgagAAATTCCAATGTATTTGAACATATACAAACGAGTATATCAGTGCATACAACCTAGTAAATCAACGACGAAGTGAGACTTCATGTAgctgtatataattttttttttaactttacttgttaggattagtgcccttaaatcctattgtatgaagCAATGTATGACATtttgtatgacttaatgttgtgtttaataaagttgttttattattatctaaaataatggtaacatgaatatttggacactatcatatagtccatgagatgcataatatgtgatttatgtgaaaagtcacagaagatataaatcgcAAGTTCtttataaactcaaaattttagttcgtagtcgataattaaattgggcatttcatctgcgaaaaCTATAAcgtatcaactaagatgatttgtcttgatcatggaagtagagacttctagttgatatgttaatatattttaagagttaaaacttattgaactggaccgctctgagatttattattcacctaacgactgtcaaatgaataataaatctcacgacttctatttacatcaattcttaatcctgagagaataatggacctgatcatgaagtataagttgctttgatatatcaagagtgagatctaaagtcacaatcaaaatctcagtatgttgggcaaccacatttagtgttgatggaacatatattctcaagatagaattcatagtctcttaacgaaaatataaaatatttccttgagataaatttaatgagttactaaagtatatatttatgaaattggatttcataaatatatgatgaataacttaaaagattaaattgggtactcaaggattaaaaAGTAGTAATATTCAAAATGGCAGTCAACCtacatgactttgtattactatgaatattttatgaaggggtcgcatgtataataaagtcttgggatataatttattaataaggtctagagtgcaattatatttatataatgatattaaatataattaatggtaactttgaacttgtcaagagttgacagaaaagctcAAAGCCCATTGGCGCTaatgtcttatttgttcccttttagTCACACTCCTAGTCACATACTTAACCCCAATTTAAATGGCctaaaaggctagcccaattagataatcagttataaggaagaaacatacagaatttaagaaaataataataataataataataataaaataatgaaatattatgtatgtgagtgttggacactctctaattctctcttGAACAAATTCATATAAACTGATtaagagaccacacttcttagGCACAAGtagaattggagtgaagattaaaagtgttcccaactACTTctaatatttgattttgaattttaccgcaccaaggtacactctcttgctcttgtattttgaaatttacatggtacatgttatcaattgcaaatgaagtagatccattaCTTTTCCACTGCGTACATacgatacaaacatgtatttttccatCAAATGGTATCATAGCGGTTTTCAATCTCCAATctgtataacatgttttgtgagttttggaaTTAGAGATAGTAATTTCATGTTGTTAGAAgattaaacatttaattttttgcaaggacattgaaattattgtttgataaaaactaatattaatgttatgatgttgtttaagtttgatattaagtatgttaaattgaactttaaggctATAGCATCAATGGAATTCTGTTTTGATATCAATCTCTGTCTATCATGTTCATATGATGGTTGTTTGTTCATGAAAAACCGTTGAAAACTGCCTTagaaaaattcttgaaaattcaagtttcacGAGATTCAATcgataaaaaaattacatttgatcAATCGAGTGAAACAGTGACCAATCTGTTTGATTCGATTGCTAGTCAATcgatcaaattttctttttcgatcgatcgagcagTGATCGAGTACTGATCGAGCCAAGCAAATTGTCAAgaatgaatttattaattttttgaccgATCGAGATATACATTTGATCGATTGAAAACTGggaatttagaatttttttctaagTGTCTTCACATATATTAAGTGCAAGGCAATGTGTAATGAGATTATGcatattttctaattaaaaacctttattataaaacatctagtgggagagagatacaagAGTTGGATCTCACGGCCTCCATTGTCAGTTCATAGTAGTATGAAATATATACTTTGTCTTTGCTTCAAGCTTAGCATTCCATGCGAAGAGTATTTATTTCATAGTCCTACAAGATTGAACTTCCTAGTTTATAGTAGTTTGATCAAACACCTTTCCTTAGCCTTGAGCTTTGCATTCCATGCGGAAGGTGTTTTAAATCATGGTACTACAAGATAAACCTGTTTATGGTAGATGAAATGTGGCTACATATGATTCTAAACAATGGTATACACTAGACTAAATATTATAGTATCCTCTATGCTAAGttcttactattattatttaaaggCTAAATATATAATGAcatattattagtgtttgataagagttatcatgatagcactaataatgagaatagttctcaaTCAATCATAGTATTTAATGTTCACTCTATGCTGAGAGATATTGAATATGGGATTGGGTTGTCgttgcatatattatattatggttttattaaggtttcattctatatgtttatatgctaaattgataatgtccagtttgcttattatattcatgtttattattttcagatttgatcATAGCATCATTTAGCCCACTTATtactattcttaatcaaaacaaactgactgaatccaactatgttgactggaaaagaaatttggacatTATTCCTACAGCTGAAGAGCACAAATATGTGCTTACTCAACCATGTCCTAGCTTTCCATCATTAGATGCTCCTCTTGAGGAAAAATAGTGATATGATCATTGGCAGAAATCTAATGAGATGACCAAGTGCAATATCCTAGCATCTATCTTAAATGTTCTACAGCATCAAATGCAGGATGTAGAACTAGCTTCGAACATAATGCTAAGTCTAAAGGAGATGTTTGGCGAGCAAGGCCATTCTGCAAGACAAGAAACTatgaaacaaatttataataccaaaatggctGAAGGTACTTCAATGAAGGAGCATTGTCTTAAGATGATCTCCAATCTAAATACACTAAAAGTTTTAGGTGCCGATATTGATGGAGAATCCCAAGTGGATATAATACTCCAATCACTACTAGAATCATTCAAGGAATTCAGacttaattataatatgaacaaaaagatttattcattgtctgaattaatgaatgaattgatAGTGGTGGAAGGCATTCTTGGTACATCTAGTGTTGATGCCAATATGGCTGAAGTTTCTACTTCTCAACCTAAGTCGAAAGGCAAaggtaagaagaagaagaaggacttcaccAAGCAAGATGGTAAACAAATTGCCTTAAAAGTTCtcaacaaaggaaagaaaatcaaatgaaaGTGTTTCCATTGTGGTGAGAAAGGACATTGAAAGAGgaattgtccaaaatttagGGCTGCCAATAACAAGGGTATGAAAAGTTCATTCCTCCTTAAAATATGTTTAGTACAAAATCCCACGGATTCCTAGTGCGTGGATTTAGGTTGTATTAATCATATCTGCAATTCTTTGCAGGGGTTCCAGGAGACCAAAAAGTTAAATGAAGGGgaattgtttcttactttggctGATAGGAGCAGGATTCCGGTTGTAGCTGTTGGGATgtttaatttatgctttgattCTAGGGTTTAATATTAGAAGACTGTCTATATGTACCTAATGTTCGtaggaatttaatttttgcaacttatttaggtaaacatggatattgtgttatccttaaagacaatgttgtaataaagaaggGTAAAATGTTTATCTGTTTTAGCAATATTAtggatggtctttatattttaactcctgataaacatgaattatataattctgAATTAGAAAATAACTCTTATGTAAAgtcattaaagagaaagttttcTTCTACTAGTAATGCATACCTTTGGCATTTACGTTTGGGTCATATTAATTCAAACAGGATTCAAAGACTGATCAAAGATGGACTCTTAGAGCCATTGGACTTTGATGGATTTTCAGTTTGTGAATCTTGTTTAGAAGGTAAAATGACTAAATGACCTTTtaatgaaaaaggaagaagagcCCAAGAATTGCTATAGCTAGTGCATTTAGATGTATGTGGTCCTATGTTAATCCAAGCAAGAGGTGGCTATGAGtatttcattactttcactgaTGATTACTCTAGATTTGGTTATGTGTACCTAATGAAACGGAAGTTCGAAacctttgaaaagttcaaagagtttagGGCTGAAGTTGAAATCAATTGGGTAAACGCATAAAGGCCATTCGGTCTGATCGTGGTGGCAAATACCTTCTTGAGGATTTTAAGGATTACTTAATTGAAAATGGGATTGTATCCCAATTGACAGCACCTagaactccacaacaaaatggtgtagcaGAAAGAAGGAATAGGACTCTTTTAGATATGGTTAGATCCATGATGAGTTATTCAACTCTATCAATTTCCTTTTGGGGATATGCCTTAAATACTGTAATGTATCTTTTGAATTTAGTACCTTCGAAGTCTGTTCCTAAAACACCAGTAGAGTAGTGGAATGGGCGTAAGCCTAGTATGAGACATCTCCATATTTAGGGTTGTCCTACACATGTGTTGAAAGGGAAGTCTGACAAATtacaatctaaaacaaaagtaGTTTTCTTTGTAGGGTATCCAAAAGGAACTATTGGAGGTTTATTTTATAGTCGTAAAGATAATAAAGTGTTTGTTAGTACAAATGCCAAATTCTTGGAAAATGACTATATGAATGATTACACTCCTAGAAGTAGAGTTGTTTTGGCTGAAATGAACGAACCTATAATTGATCAACCAATGGATGAAACTAGGAATAATATGGTTGTATCAGATACATCACAAGATATTACTCATGAGATGACTAGTACACTGGAGCCTCATCATAGTGGGAGGATTGTTAGGCCACCTATAAGATTTATAGGTCTGGGAGAAACTTATGAAGCTATCTCAGAGGAAGCTGAAACTGATCCTTATACTTATGAGAAGGCAATGAATGATATAGATGCACATCATTGGGTCAAAGCTATGAAATTTGAATTAGATTCAATGTATTCCAATCAAGTTTGGGATCTTGTAAAGGCGCCTAATGGCATTAAGCCtgttggttgcaaatgggtttacaagaggaatagagggatagatggaaatgttgaaacctttaaaataagGCTAGTGGCGAAAGGgtatacacaaaaagaaggtattgattatgaagaaaccttTTCACCAGTACCAATGCTTAAATCTATCAGAATTCTCTTATCCATTGCTgctcattatgattatgagatttgacaaatggatgtcaagactGCATTTCTTAATGGTAATCTTGAAGaggaaatctatatgatgcaacaagaaggtttcatagcaaagaaccaagatcatatggtatgcaagttgaaaatgtttatttatggacttaagcaagcaTCTAGATCATGGAACATCAGATTTGATCAAACAATcaagtcatttggttttgaacaaaatcttgatgaacCATGTGTGTACAAAAGACATCGAGATAAAGTAGTAATATTCCTAatgctttatgttgatgatattctactCATTGGAAATAATGTAGGGGTAATGTCATCAGTAAAGGTTTGGTTGTCAAAGcaatttgatatgaaggactCGGGTGAGGCTAACTTTATTTTAGAGATTAAGCTTTGGCAAAATCGTAAAAATAAGATGTTAGGCTTGTCACAAGCTGGGTATATAGATAAGCTTCTAGAACAGTTTAGCATACAAAACTCCAAGAAATGATTGCTTCCTTTTAGACTTAGAGGTCCTCTGTCTGATGACCAAAGGCCTAAGACTCAAGAGGAAGAAAATCTGATGAGACAAGTTCCTTATGCTTCAGCAGTTGAAAGTCTCATGTATGCAATGCTTTGTAATAGACCAGATATATGTTATTCAGTTGGCATGGTCAGCCGATATCAATCAAATCCATGACCAAAACATTGGCAAGCTAtaaagcatattctcaagtaTCTATGAAGAACAAGAGATTAAATGCTTGTTTACCGGTGTGAGGATTTGATTCCCATTTGCTATACAGATTCAGATTTTCAATCAGATCTTAATTTCAGAAAGTCCAC encodes:
- the LOC115991760 gene encoding WPP domain-associated protein → MEDVRVKDASVALCHDGLGQHVDNFQVSEISDDEILKNLDSYFQDINDRLTISRMVSDSVIKGTVDAVEQEAEEKIAQKELEVEKLKHMLHLNHVGADENESLGSALTHHESKITSHHRMYYNCSDAFVEHDRMKESLGRLKNVAKEQFKKLKKAIDGVRGSSSIRKINSGSQLVGLGGILREKASKRWIDVDEMLESLNATFDTVHERVEDMFGLSRESLCSWQQEQEFKAEIEGMVIKNCIRSLQEEFEERLWDQNVQFGGNEYVNWLEKINDISSLRQELDAISKSLSIHESRPLTSLGSLEISGEWSNDKKADHFRSKSLNNSVSSSTLMWEGNGKHEDSNSNIPENSDPAKLKQMSKDELITEMTNMRRNHESKVQEITEKNFRLMREILCMKERGSASPLKKDNELDILKRKIPHFISKLDGILVENKMLCAFSENAENLGSLKDRLESLLSENHQLRDLLADKKKEVTCLLAQVSDAADKLSQRQLMEAKLLCAIEDAQIKALICEDVYKCVLRELIGQIKRVTEESDLKCNIVREIYEIILNEAAYLAKPRSNSNIEDSDIESITMQGLCGIIFEEALKDAEEKVSNLNMKYTDENKIRVTLEMEALEKEEVLRLELVDKKKLKQVIRTLEESIEEKEKLAQETTVALANEKVRSELACQELDNLRNQKIKALEQIETYKAEICVLNQKLELRMKELTEVDEERRMIHAFAQEKQNALSLANNKEREHQKQMELLVALAQGLSNAVAGFERRVTENISNISLRLENLSSESRLLIPNANVLRRTGLSYKQTLERKCSDLEKAESEVDLLGDEVDALLSLLEKIYIALDHYSPILQHYPGIIEILKLVKRELSGESTRPV